A genomic stretch from Methylorubrum extorquens includes:
- a CDS encoding conserved protein of unknown function, putative exported protein (Evidence 4 : Unknown function but conserved in other organisms), whose translation MRLLLGLLPALLLAGCNTAERREPIPPPPPPSAVLPAIPSAPAAALGPVLDGNGACTGPAPGTAAAIQTGIGECDLVRLKGRPPTDVLVGEGRSGREVQVLYTEPGAKELYFFVNNRLDRIVR comes from the coding sequence TTGAGACTGCTTCTGGGACTTCTGCCCGCCCTGCTGCTGGCGGGCTGCAACACCGCGGAGCGCCGCGAACCGATCCCGCCGCCGCCGCCACCGAGCGCGGTGCTCCCCGCGATCCCGTCGGCGCCGGCCGCCGCGCTCGGCCCCGTGCTCGACGGCAACGGCGCCTGCACCGGCCCGGCGCCGGGCACGGCCGCCGCCATCCAAACCGGCATCGGCGAATGCGATCTCGTGCGGCTCAAGGGCCGCCCGCCCACCGACGTGCTGGTCGGCGAGGGCCGTTCCGGCCGCGAGGTGCAGGTGCTCTACACCGAGCCCGGCGCCAAGGAGCTGTATTTCTTCGTGAACAACCGCCTCGATCGTATCGTTCGTTAA
- a CDS encoding conserved protein of unknown function, carboxylate-amine ligase (Evidence 4 : Unknown function but conserved in other organisms), with translation MAHAYRFGIEEELFLANSRTRAAPSESVSAFHKAARSRLEGVEREMLESQAEICSKPSASFDETHEALAKLRTGLCGIGREHGLKVFAAGTHPTAIWTDQRETAKARYRKMIETLQMVGRRSIVSGLHVHVEVPEPDQRIDLINRLMPFLPVLLALSTSSPFYERHRTGLAGYRLRAYAELPRTGLPELFDGADDFERYVRVMTRAGAVEDATYFWWHIRPSIRYPTLELRVADSCTRLKDTLAIAALYRCLVRLCVRRPELNARPTGASRGFVMENLWRAQRDGVHAVLIDEAAEEAVPVRRLVERLLDLVAEDAAALGCNAQIAHALTITECGSSADGQIRAYEASLAAGGSERKALSGVIDWLARETANCEA, from the coding sequence ATGGCACACGCGTACCGGTTCGGGATCGAGGAAGAGCTGTTCTTGGCCAACAGCCGCACCCGGGCGGCGCCCAGCGAGTCGGTCTCGGCCTTCCATAAGGCGGCGCGGAGCCGGCTGGAGGGCGTCGAGCGCGAGATGCTGGAGAGCCAAGCCGAGATCTGCTCCAAGCCCTCGGCGAGCTTCGATGAGACCCATGAGGCCCTGGCCAAGCTGCGCACCGGCCTGTGCGGCATCGGCCGCGAGCACGGCCTGAAGGTTTTCGCCGCCGGCACCCACCCGACCGCGATCTGGACCGACCAGCGCGAGACCGCCAAGGCCCGCTACCGCAAGATGATCGAGACGCTGCAGATGGTGGGCCGGCGCTCCATCGTCAGCGGCCTGCACGTCCATGTCGAGGTGCCCGAGCCGGACCAGCGCATCGACCTAATCAACCGGCTGATGCCGTTCCTGCCGGTGCTGCTCGCGCTCTCCACCTCCTCGCCCTTCTACGAGCGCCACCGCACCGGGCTCGCCGGCTACCGCCTGCGGGCCTATGCCGAGCTGCCGCGCACCGGCCTGCCGGAACTGTTCGACGGGGCCGACGACTTCGAGCGCTACGTGCGGGTGATGACGCGGGCGGGTGCCGTCGAGGACGCGACTTATTTCTGGTGGCACATCCGCCCGTCGATCCGTTACCCGACCCTGGAATTGCGGGTCGCCGACAGTTGCACCCGGCTCAAGGACACGCTGGCCATTGCCGCGCTCTACCGATGCCTCGTGCGGCTCTGCGTGCGCCGCCCGGAGCTGAACGCCCGGCCGACGGGCGCCTCGCGCGGCTTCGTCATGGAGAACCTGTGGCGGGCGCAGCGCGACGGCGTCCACGCCGTCCTGATCGATGAGGCGGCGGAGGAGGCGGTGCCGGTGCGACGCCTCGTCGAGCGCCTGCTCGACCTTGTGGCGGAGGATGCCGCGGCGTTGGGCTGCAACGCACAGATCGCACATGCCCTCACCATCACCGAATGCGGTTCCAGCGCGGACGGGCAGATCCGGGCCTACGAGGCCTCGCTCGCCGCGGGCGGCAGCGAGCGCAAGGCGCTGTCCGGCGTCATCGACTGGCTCGCCCGCGAGACCGCGAATTGCGAGGCGTGA
- a CDS encoding conserved protein of unknown function; putative exported protein (outer membrane) (Evidence 4 : Unknown function but conserved in other organisms), translated as MRTTLTAAACLLLLGAAGMPAHAQSVGEKTGVNSLMGVAPTAQDFVTQAVISDMFEDQTSKLALEKADEKTKAFAKKMIEDHKKTSDELKSVVQTGDMKLNLPTALDSAHQSKLDKLKSLSGNDFTKQYHDDQVTAHKNATDLYKRYAESGDNAALKAFAIKTKPHLDEHLKMAQDLDNKK; from the coding sequence ATGAGAACGACACTCACTGCCGCCGCCTGCCTGCTCCTGCTGGGCGCGGCGGGGATGCCGGCCCATGCGCAATCGGTCGGCGAGAAGACCGGTGTGAACTCGCTGATGGGCGTCGCCCCCACGGCTCAGGACTTCGTCACGCAAGCCGTCATCAGCGACATGTTCGAGGATCAGACGAGCAAGCTCGCCCTGGAGAAGGCCGACGAGAAGACCAAAGCCTTCGCCAAGAAAATGATCGAGGACCACAAGAAGACCTCGGACGAGCTGAAATCCGTCGTTCAGACCGGCGACATGAAGCTCAACCTTCCGACCGCCCTGGATTCGGCCCACCAGAGCAAGCTCGACAAGCTCAAGAGCCTGAGCGGCAACGACTTCACGAAGCAGTATCACGACGATCAGGTGACGGCGCACAAGAACGCCACCGACCTCTACAAGCGCTACGCCGAGAGCGGCGACAACGCGGCGCTCAAGGCCTTCGCCATCAAGACGAAGCCGCATCTCGATGAGCACCTGAAGATGGCTCAGGACCTCGACAACAAGAAGTAG
- a CDS encoding putative L-allo-threonine aldolase (ltaE-like) (Evidence 3 : Putative function from multiple computational evidences; Product type e : enzyme) encodes MIDLFSDTQTRPTPGMREAMARAEVGDEQSNSDPTTNALCERVAEMLGQEAAVFMPSGTMCNLASILVHCRPGDEIIVDDQSHIYNTEAAGSAAIGGVSVKALPTRVGLFTLAQVEAAIRVPQRTAPRSRLVSIEQTTSFSGGTVWDIGEMRLIRDYAQARGLKAHIDGARLLNAVVATGLSAAEYAAGFDSVWIDLSKGLGCPVGAVLSGTRDFIDQAWQWKYRLGGAMRQSGVLAAAGLYALDHHMTQLAEDNANAGRLHRAIADVPGLAFDPTAGQSNILCFTVEALGITASAFASACLEDGVRVRAIGAHQIRATANLDVDRAGIDRAAEVIRAKAAAFMQRV; translated from the coding sequence CGAGCAGTCGAATTCCGATCCGACCACCAATGCCCTGTGCGAGCGCGTGGCGGAGATGCTCGGTCAGGAGGCGGCCGTATTCATGCCCTCGGGCACGATGTGCAACCTCGCCTCGATCCTCGTCCATTGCCGGCCCGGCGACGAGATCATCGTCGATGACCAGTCCCACATCTACAACACCGAGGCCGCCGGCTCCGCCGCGATCGGCGGCGTCTCGGTGAAGGCGCTGCCGACGCGGGTCGGGCTGTTCACCCTGGCCCAGGTCGAGGCGGCGATCCGGGTTCCGCAGCGCACGGCACCGCGCTCGCGGCTGGTCTCGATCGAGCAGACGACGAGCTTTTCCGGCGGGACGGTCTGGGACATCGGCGAGATGCGCCTGATCCGCGACTACGCCCAGGCGCGCGGCCTGAAGGCGCATATCGACGGGGCGCGCCTGCTCAACGCGGTGGTCGCCACCGGCCTCTCGGCGGCGGAATATGCGGCCGGCTTCGACAGTGTCTGGATCGATCTCAGCAAGGGGCTCGGTTGCCCGGTCGGGGCGGTCCTGTCCGGCACGCGGGATTTCATCGACCAAGCGTGGCAGTGGAAGTACCGGCTCGGCGGCGCGATGCGCCAGTCGGGCGTGCTGGCGGCAGCGGGGCTCTACGCCCTCGACCACCACATGACCCAGCTTGCCGAGGACAACGCCAATGCCGGCCGGCTGCACCGGGCGATCGCCGACGTGCCGGGCCTGGCCTTCGACCCGACGGCGGGGCAGTCGAACATCCTGTGCTTCACGGTGGAGGCCTTGGGCATCACCGCCTCGGCCTTCGCGAGCGCCTGTCTCGAAGATGGGGTGCGAGTGCGGGCGATCGGAGCGCATCAGATCCGTGCGACCGCCAATCTCGACGTGGATCGCGCGGGCATCGACCGGGCGGCCGAGGTGATCCGCGCGAAGGCCGCGGCGTTCATGCAAAGGGTTTGA